From a single Flavobacterium sp. genomic region:
- a CDS encoding IS1595 family transposase, with protein sequence MNIVEISEKFPTELDAVKYFEEIRWGEKPICAYCESTNLSKRGKDLRFKCYNCGKSTSVTVDTALHSTNMSLKKWMFAFSIVCDAKKGLSALQLQRNLNVSYPTALNMYHKMRNLMSIENDSIELEGIVEMDEMYVGGKPRKFNNGETNKPLFKTSIPELDERIDELKEVGIKFKRGKGNPAKSAENPKRGRGTSKIPVIGIVERNGDVVAQVSKHVTAKQLKDMVQKYVDTDDSVLISDEYRGYSRINEIIEHVKIDHQRLYSYKGINTNSIESFWAIIRRQIIGQHHQVSLKHLPKYVAEAVFKYNNRKEDDMFETLVINAMKTPKSDIIPNSL encoded by the coding sequence ATGAATATAGTAGAAATATCAGAAAAATTCCCAACGGAATTAGATGCTGTTAAATACTTCGAGGAAATCCGTTGGGGCGAAAAACCTATTTGTGCTTATTGTGAATCTACTAATCTTTCTAAACGTGGTAAAGATTTACGTTTTAAGTGCTACAATTGTGGTAAATCTACTTCTGTAACTGTTGATACGGCTTTACATTCTACCAATATGAGTTTAAAAAAATGGATGTTTGCATTTTCTATTGTTTGCGATGCTAAGAAAGGTTTATCTGCTTTACAATTACAAAGAAATCTAAATGTAAGTTATCCAACCGCTTTAAATATGTATCATAAAATGCGAAATTTAATGAGTATTGAAAATGATAGCATAGAGTTAGAGGGTATTGTAGAAATGGACGAAATGTATGTTGGAGGTAAGCCAAGAAAATTTAACAACGGAGAAACAAACAAGCCGTTATTTAAAACTTCAATTCCAGAATTAGACGAAAGAATAGACGAATTAAAAGAAGTTGGAATTAAATTCAAAAGAGGTAAGGGAAATCCAGCAAAATCGGCTGAAAATCCAAAAAGAGGTAGAGGAACTTCTAAAATTCCCGTAATAGGAATAGTTGAGAGAAATGGAGATGTAGTAGCACAAGTTTCAAAGCACGTTACCGCCAAGCAATTAAAAGATATGGTTCAAAAATACGTTGATACTGATGATAGCGTTTTAATTTCAGATGAGTATAGAGGTTATTCAAGAATAAATGAAATTATAGAACACGTAAAAATAGACCACCAAAGATTATATTCATACAAAGGAATAAATACGAACTCAATTGAAAGTTTTTGGGCAATTATCCGAAGACAAATAATTGGACAACATCATCAAGTAAGTTTGAAACACTTACCTAAATATGTTGCAGAAGCCGTTTTTAAATACAATAATCGAAAAGAAGATGATATGTTTGAAACTCTTGTTATAAATGCTATGAAAACCCCTAAATCGGATATTATCCCAAATTCTTTATAA
- a CDS encoding DUF6438 domain-containing protein, with product MNRKGEMYFKGLGYNTNEKDFKTQLDLKTVTQIFDNFDKIDILKMDDSYHRSVTDAQNNSISFIKNGKIVKSIQDYANKAPLDFFAAYNELSYLYQKVKKKNDIVFLFDNRVHFPSFENKKVQNKIYNSELFLLELELMKGKECNVSFNPKYSLNFSNLNQGFLFNKIETDGRYYKFIYKNNTSKTIDIGYNFIEVNSIIKLKQ from the coding sequence ATCAATAGAAAGGGAGAAATGTATTTCAAAGGATTGGGCTATAATACAAATGAAAAGGATTTTAAAACTCAATTAGATTTAAAAACAGTTACTCAAATATTTGATAATTTTGATAAGATTGATATCCTTAAAATGGACGACTCATACCACAGATCTGTTACTGATGCTCAGAACAATTCAATATCATTTATTAAAAACGGAAAAATTGTAAAGTCTATTCAAGATTATGCAAATAAAGCTCCTTTAGATTTTTTTGCTGCTTATAATGAATTAAGTTATTTATATCAAAAAGTTAAAAAGAAAAATGACATTGTTTTTCTTTTTGATAATCGCGTACATTTTCCTTCTTTTGAAAATAAAAAAGTCCAAAATAAAATATATAATTCAGAATTGTTTTTACTTGAATTAGAATTAATGAAAGGGAAAGAATGTAATGTAAGTTTTAATCCAAAATACAGCTTAAACTTCTCTAATTTGAATCAAGGTTTTCTTTTTAATAAAATAGAAACAGATGGAAGGTATTATAAATTCATTTATAAAAATAACACTTCGAAAACAATCGATATTGGTTACAATTTTATTGAAGTAAACTCAATAATAAAACTAAAACAATAA
- a CDS encoding fumarate hydratase — MDFLYQDPYPILKDDTQYKKLTSDYVKVEQLGDREILVVDPKGLELLAQEAMDDVSFMLRSAHLQKLRNIIEDPEATDNDRFVAYNLLQNAAVAVEGQLPSCQDTGTAIVVAKKGENVYTGVEDGEWLSKGIYNTYQNKNLRYSQIVPISMFEEKNSGSNLPAQIDIYAKKGSSYEFLFLTKGGGSANKTFLYQKTKSLLNEKSLDEFVRERIMDLGTAACPPYHLAIVIGGTSAEANLAAVKKASAGYYDNLPTSGNMSGQAFRDLEWEKRVQIICQESQIGAQFGGKYLTHDVRVIRLPRHAASCPVGMGVSCSADRNIKGKITKDGIFLEQLETNPGQFLPTTAPHLEPAVEVDLNKPMPEILAELSKYPIKTRLKLNGTLIVARDIAHAKIKELLDAGKPMPEYFKNHPVYYAGPAKTPDGMPSGSFGPTTAGRMDVYVDEFQAAGGSMIMLAKGNRSKDVMNACKKHGGFYLGSIGGPAAILAKENILSVEVVDFEELGMEAVRKITVKDFPAFIITDDKGNDFFMNL, encoded by the coding sequence ATGGACTTTTTATATCAAGACCCGTATCCAATTTTAAAAGACGATACTCAATACAAAAAATTAACTTCCGATTACGTAAAAGTTGAGCAACTTGGCGATAGAGAAATCTTAGTAGTAGATCCAAAAGGATTAGAACTATTAGCACAAGAAGCAATGGACGACGTTTCATTTATGTTGCGTTCGGCACATTTACAAAAACTAAGAAACATTATCGAAGACCCAGAAGCAACAGACAACGATCGTTTTGTGGCTTATAACTTATTACAAAATGCTGCTGTAGCTGTAGAAGGTCAATTGCCTTCTTGCCAAGATACTGGAACTGCAATTGTAGTTGCTAAAAAAGGCGAAAACGTTTACACCGGTGTAGAAGATGGCGAATGGTTATCAAAAGGAATTTACAATACGTACCAAAATAAAAATCTTCGTTATTCGCAAATTGTTCCGATTTCGATGTTTGAAGAAAAAAACTCAGGTTCAAATCTTCCTGCTCAAATTGATATTTATGCGAAAAAAGGAAGTTCGTATGAATTCTTATTTTTAACAAAAGGTGGTGGTTCAGCTAACAAAACGTTTTTATATCAAAAAACCAAATCGTTGTTGAATGAAAAATCGTTAGACGAATTTGTTCGTGAACGCATTATGGATTTAGGAACTGCGGCTTGTCCTCCGTATCACTTGGCTATCGTTATTGGTGGCACTTCTGCAGAAGCGAATTTAGCAGCAGTGAAAAAAGCATCAGCAGGATATTACGACAATCTTCCAACTTCTGGAAACATGTCAGGTCAAGCGTTTCGCGATTTGGAATGGGAAAAAAGAGTACAAATCATTTGTCAAGAAAGTCAAATTGGAGCTCAATTTGGTGGAAAATATTTAACACATGATGTTCGTGTGATTCGTTTACCTCGTCATGCGGCTTCTTGTCCGGTTGGAATGGGAGTTTCTTGTTCGGCTGATAGAAATATCAAAGGAAAAATCACTAAAGATGGTATTTTCTTAGAGCAATTAGAAACCAATCCAGGTCAGTTTTTACCAACAACAGCGCCTCATTTAGAGCCAGCGGTTGAAGTTGATTTGAACAAACCAATGCCAGAAATTTTAGCAGAGTTATCAAAATACCCAATCAAAACACGTTTGAAATTAAACGGAACTTTGATTGTGGCTCGTGATATTGCACATGCAAAAATCAAAGAATTGTTAGACGCTGGAAAACCAATGCCAGAGTATTTCAAAAATCATCCTGTATATTACGCAGGTCCAGCAAAAACTCCAGACGGAATGCCATCAGGAAGTTTTGGACCAACCACAGCAGGAAGAATGGACGTTTATGTAGACGAATTCCAAGCGGCTGGTGGAAGCATGATTATGTTAGCAAAAGGAAACCGAAGCAAAGACGTAATGAACGCTTGTAAGAAACACGGCGGATTCTACTTAGGTTCGATAGGTGGTCCTGCTGCTATTTTAGCAAAAGAAAACATTTTATCAGTAGAAGTCGTTGATTTTGAAGAATTAGGCATGGAAGCCGTTCGTAAAATTACCGTAAAAGATTTCCCAGCGTTTATTATTACCGATGACAAAGGAAATGATTTTTTTATGAATCTTTAA
- a CDS encoding class I SAM-dependent rRNA methyltransferase, whose translation MFPKVILKSGKEKSIQRRHPWIFSGAVYGVSREINDGEMVDVVDSKNIHLGTGYFSDKGSIVVRILTFGEETFSENFWAAKLQSAWYLRTQLLDFEVTNAFRVIHGEGDGISGLIIDYYDKNWVIQAHSTGVFLQMEQIAEAIKSNFSDNCETIYCKSAGTLPNTGTDYFLFGNKAEAVAKENNILFSVNWVEGQKTGFFLDQRDNRRLLGEFSKGKKVLNTFCYTGGFSIYAMSAGAELVTSVDISQKAVDLAASNMELNFPNANHKAVADDVFNFMKEHTQQYDVIVLDPPAFAKSIKSKHTATQAYKRLNIAGLKALAPNGILFTFSCSQVIDDVLFYNTIAAAAIETGRNIRVLHKLEQGPDHPTNIYHPEGHYLKGLVLFVE comes from the coding sequence ATGTTCCCAAAAGTAATTCTAAAATCAGGTAAAGAAAAATCTATTCAACGTCGTCACCCTTGGATTTTCAGTGGTGCGGTTTATGGCGTGAGTCGTGAAATAAACGACGGCGAAATGGTAGATGTAGTCGATTCGAAAAACATTCATTTAGGAACAGGATATTTCAGTGATAAAGGAAGTATCGTAGTTCGTATTTTGACGTTTGGCGAAGAGACTTTCTCTGAAAACTTTTGGGCAGCCAAACTACAATCGGCTTGGTATTTACGTACTCAGTTATTGGATTTTGAAGTTACCAATGCGTTCCGTGTCATTCACGGAGAAGGTGATGGAATTTCGGGATTAATTATTGATTATTACGATAAAAATTGGGTGATTCAAGCGCATTCAACGGGAGTTTTTCTTCAAATGGAGCAAATAGCGGAAGCCATAAAATCTAATTTTTCAGACAATTGCGAAACCATTTATTGCAAAAGTGCAGGAACATTACCAAACACAGGAACCGATTATTTCTTATTTGGAAACAAAGCCGAAGCAGTTGCTAAAGAGAACAACATTTTGTTTTCAGTAAATTGGGTAGAAGGGCAAAAAACAGGTTTCTTCTTAGACCAACGCGACAACCGAAGATTATTAGGCGAATTCTCAAAAGGCAAAAAAGTACTAAACACGTTTTGCTACACAGGCGGATTTTCAATTTACGCGATGAGTGCTGGTGCAGAATTGGTAACTTCAGTAGATATTTCTCAAAAAGCAGTAGATTTAGCAGCCAGTAATATGGAATTGAATTTTCCAAACGCTAATCATAAAGCCGTAGCTGACGATGTGTTCAACTTCATGAAAGAACACACACAACAATATGATGTCATCGTATTAGATCCACCCGCTTTCGCGAAAAGCATCAAAAGCAAACACACCGCAACGCAAGCCTACAAGCGTCTAAATATTGCCGGTTTAAAAGCCTTAGCGCCTAACGGAATTTTATTCACTTTTTCTTGCTCGCAAGTTATTGATGATGTTTTATTCTACAACACCATTGCCGCAGCAGCCATAGAAACCGGAAGAAACATCAGAGTTTTGCACAAATTAGAACAAGGCCCCGATCACCCAACGAATATTTACCATCCAGAAGGACATTATTTGAAGGGATTGGTGTTGTTTGTTGAGTAG
- a CDS encoding four helix bundle protein: MITFQEKYKNNLILLKSFEFAKKVVQYTEKLEEDRKYVIANQLLKSGTSIGANIKEAQNSESKADFIHKMKIAMKEADETEFWLFLCNELENYPNTEELLSEVFDILKITNKIISTTKKISQ; the protein is encoded by the coding sequence ATGATAACATTTCAAGAAAAGTACAAAAACAATTTAATTCTTTTAAAATCATTTGAATTTGCTAAAAAAGTGGTTCAATACACAGAAAAATTAGAAGAAGACAGAAAGTATGTAATCGCCAATCAACTATTAAAATCAGGAACTTCAATCGGAGCTAATATCAAAGAAGCTCAAAATTCTGAAAGCAAAGCAGATTTTATTCATAAAATGAAAATTGCAATGAAAGAAGCTGATGAAACCGAATTTTGGTTATTCCTTTGTAATGAGTTGGAAAATTATCCAAATACAGAAGAATTATTATCTGAAGTTTTTGATATATTGAAAATCACAAACAAAATCATTTCAACAACCAAAAAAATTAGCCAATAA
- a CDS encoding CoA transferase subunit B has protein sequence MALDKNQIAKRIAQEVKDGYYVNLGIGIPTLVANYVRTDISVEFQSENGVLGMGPFPFEGEEDADIINAGKQTITTLPGASFFDSAFSFGMIRAQKVDLTILGAMEVSENGDIANWKIPGKMVKGMGGAMDLVASAENIIVAMMHVNKAGESKILKKCTLPLTGVGCVKKIVTELAVLEITPKGFKLLERAPGVSVEDIIKATEADLIIEGDIPEMSIN, from the coding sequence ATGGCATTAGATAAAAATCAAATCGCAAAAAGAATAGCACAAGAAGTAAAAGATGGTTACTATGTAAATTTAGGAATAGGAATACCAACTTTAGTTGCCAATTATGTTCGTACGGATATTTCAGTAGAATTTCAGTCGGAAAATGGTGTTTTAGGCATGGGACCTTTCCCTTTTGAAGGGGAAGAAGATGCCGATATTATCAACGCAGGAAAACAAACGATTACAACTTTACCAGGAGCAAGTTTCTTTGATTCGGCTTTTAGTTTCGGAATGATTCGTGCGCAAAAAGTAGATTTAACTATTTTAGGTGCGATGGAAGTTTCTGAAAATGGAGATATCGCCAACTGGAAAATTCCAGGAAAAATGGTAAAAGGAATGGGCGGCGCTATGGATTTAGTAGCTTCAGCAGAAAATATCATCGTGGCAATGATGCACGTAAATAAAGCTGGAGAATCAAAAATTCTTAAAAAATGTACACTTCCATTAACTGGAGTGGGTTGTGTAAAAAAAATCGTTACCGAATTAGCGGTTTTAGAAATCACACCTAAAGGTTTTAAATTGTTAGAACGCGCACCAGGCGTTTCAGTGGAAGACATCATCAAAGCAACAGAAGCTGATTTAATTATTGAAGGAGATATTCCTGAAATGAGTATTAATTAG
- a CDS encoding CoA transferase subunit A — translation MISRKVNNVKEALEGIQDGQTIMLGGFGLCGIPENSIAELVNKNVTDLTCISNNAGVDDFGLGLLLQKRQIKKMISSYVGENAEFERQMLSGELEVELTPQGTLAEKCRAAQAGIPAFFTPAGFGTEVAEGKETREFNGKMHVMELAYKADFSIVKAWKGDEAGNLIFKGTARNFNACMAGAAKITIAEVEELVPAGTLNPNEIHIPGIMVNRIFQGEKFEKRIEQRTVRQK, via the coding sequence ATGATTTCTAGAAAAGTTAACAACGTTAAAGAAGCGTTAGAAGGAATTCAGGACGGACAAACTATCATGTTAGGTGGTTTTGGACTTTGTGGTATTCCAGAAAACAGTATTGCTGAATTAGTAAATAAAAATGTTACCGATTTAACTTGTATTTCAAACAATGCAGGGGTTGATGATTTCGGATTGGGATTACTATTACAAAAACGTCAAATCAAAAAAATGATTTCTTCTTATGTAGGAGAAAATGCAGAATTCGAACGTCAAATGCTTTCAGGCGAGTTGGAAGTAGAATTAACACCACAAGGAACTTTAGCTGAAAAATGTCGTGCTGCTCAAGCCGGAATTCCAGCATTCTTTACCCCAGCTGGTTTTGGAACAGAAGTAGCAGAAGGAAAAGAAACACGCGAATTTAATGGTAAAATGCACGTAATGGAATTGGCTTACAAAGCTGATTTTTCTATCGTAAAAGCGTGGAAAGGTGACGAAGCTGGAAATCTTATTTTCAAAGGAACGGCTCGTAATTTTAACGCTTGTATGGCAGGTGCTGCAAAAATCACAATTGCTGAGGTTGAAGAATTAGTCCCAGCTGGAACTTTAAATCCTAACGAAATTCACATTCCTGGAATTATGGTCAACCGTATTTTCCAAGGAGAGAAATTTGAAAAAAGAATTGAGCAAAGAACTGTTAGACAAAAATAA
- a CDS encoding penicillin-binding protein 1A — protein sequence MANRKANTTDFSEYKRKFWQLFAYGFLGIILLFLFASWGFFGKMPSFDDLENPDSNVATEIISSDGVVIGKFFKENRTPVKYHELPQHLVKALVATEDERFYEHSGIDAKGTLRAVVNLGRDGGASTLTQQLAKNLFHGEGSKFILFRVIQKVKEWIIAIRLERQYTKQEIIALYLNQVDFVNGAVGIRSAAKIYMNKEPKNLTIEEGALFVGMLKNPSLYNPNRKKRAKLVLDRRNTVLGQMVKNGVITESKKEELKKLPIKLDFRPESHSEGSATYFREYLRDYMKKWVKDHLKPDGTEYDLYRDGLKIYTTIDSKMQQYAEEAVYEHLKNLQREFFKRNKDQENAPFVDITPEQTQQIMNQAMKNSERWRKMDLNGKSEEEIIKSFDVAAKMKIFTYDGEKDTIMKPKDSIIYYKHMLQTGMMAMEPRSGHIKAWVGGVNYKYFQYDHVGQGARQVGSTFKPFVYATAIEQLGMSPCDSIIDSYFTMPKGKWGIDADWSPKNSDGNYRGTTTLQKALANSINTVSAKLIDRVGPQAVVDMVKELGVTSKIPVQPSIALGAVDITVEEMVGAMSTFANQGVYVKPTFIIKIEDKNGVVIDQPVPYQKDVVNKDVAYAVVKLMEGVTKSGTGARLNYGGVGFVQYDYSFGNPIAGKTGTSQNNSDGWFIGMVPNLATGIWVGNEDRAAHFRSTNMGQGATTALPIWGIFMKKCYDDPYLDVSNEPFEKPENLSIKVDCWTPKKEVDTTAIVPTDEPSMDEFGL from the coding sequence ATGGCTAACAGAAAAGCAAATACAACCGATTTTTCAGAGTATAAAAGAAAATTTTGGCAATTATTTGCCTACGGATTTTTAGGGATAATACTATTATTCCTTTTCGCTTCATGGGGGTTTTTCGGTAAAATGCCTTCGTTTGATGATTTAGAAAACCCAGACTCTAATGTAGCAACTGAAATTATTTCATCTGATGGTGTTGTTATTGGGAAATTTTTTAAAGAAAACAGAACACCCGTAAAATATCACGAACTTCCGCAGCATTTAGTAAAAGCGTTAGTAGCTACAGAAGATGAACGTTTTTATGAACATTCAGGTATCGATGCGAAAGGAACTTTAAGAGCAGTCGTAAATTTAGGTAGAGATGGTGGAGCAAGTACACTTACCCAGCAATTAGCAAAAAACTTATTTCATGGGGAAGGATCAAAATTTATTTTGTTTAGGGTAATTCAAAAAGTTAAAGAATGGATTATTGCTATTCGTTTAGAGCGTCAATATACCAAACAAGAAATCATTGCTTTGTACTTAAATCAAGTCGATTTTGTTAATGGTGCGGTTGGAATTCGATCGGCTGCCAAAATTTACATGAATAAAGAGCCTAAAAACCTAACCATTGAAGAAGGTGCTTTATTTGTGGGGATGTTAAAAAATCCATCTTTATACAATCCAAATCGTAAAAAAAGAGCAAAATTAGTTTTAGATCGAAGAAATACGGTATTAGGACAAATGGTTAAAAATGGTGTAATTACCGAATCAAAAAAAGAAGAATTAAAAAAACTTCCAATCAAATTAGATTTCAGACCTGAAAGTCATTCGGAAGGTAGCGCCACCTATTTCAGAGAATATCTTAGAGATTACATGAAAAAATGGGTGAAAGACCATTTAAAACCAGACGGAACTGAATATGATTTGTATCGTGATGGTTTAAAAATTTATACGACTATCGATTCTAAAATGCAACAATATGCAGAAGAAGCGGTTTACGAACATCTTAAAAATCTTCAAAGAGAGTTTTTTAAAAGGAATAAAGACCAAGAAAACGCTCCTTTTGTTGATATTACTCCAGAGCAAACCCAACAAATTATGAACCAAGCCATGAAAAATTCTGAGCGTTGGAGAAAAATGGATTTGAATGGGAAATCAGAGGAAGAAATTATTAAATCTTTTGATGTTGCAGCAAAAATGAAAATCTTTACTTATGACGGTGAAAAAGACACCATCATGAAACCTAAAGATTCAATCATATATTACAAACACATGCTACAAACAGGTATGATGGCTATGGAACCAAGAAGTGGTCATATTAAAGCTTGGGTTGGTGGTGTAAATTATAAATATTTTCAATACGATCACGTGGGTCAAGGAGCCAGACAAGTAGGCTCAACTTTTAAACCTTTTGTATACGCAACAGCTATCGAACAATTAGGAATGTCGCCATGTGATTCAATAATTGATAGTTATTTCACCATGCCAAAAGGCAAATGGGGAATCGATGCCGATTGGTCACCAAAAAATTCAGATGGTAATTACAGAGGTACAACAACATTACAAAAAGCATTAGCTAATTCAATAAACACTGTTTCAGCTAAATTAATTGATCGTGTAGGACCTCAGGCAGTAGTAGATATGGTTAAAGAGTTAGGAGTAACATCCAAAATTCCAGTTCAACCTTCTATTGCTTTGGGCGCAGTAGATATTACAGTTGAAGAGATGGTTGGAGCCATGAGTACTTTCGCTAATCAAGGAGTATATGTAAAGCCAACGTTTATTATTAAAATTGAAGATAAAAATGGTGTCGTAATAGATCAACCTGTTCCTTATCAAAAAGACGTCGTTAACAAAGATGTAGCTTATGCTGTTGTTAAATTAATGGAAGGTGTTACAAAGTCTGGTACAGGTGCAAGATTAAATTATGGAGGAGTTGGATTTGTGCAATATGATTATAGTTTTGGAAATCCAATTGCAGGAAAAACAGGAACTTCTCAAAACAATTCTGATGGTTGGTTTATAGGTATGGTACCTAATTTAGCAACCGGAATTTGGGTTGGAAATGAAGATAGAGCAGCACACTTTCGTTCAACAAATATGGGGCAAGGTGCTACAACAGCTCTTCCTATTTGGGGTATTTTTATGAAGAAATGTTATGATGATCCCTATTTAGATGTGTCAAACGAACCTTTTGAAAAACCAGAAAACTTATCCATAAAAGTGGATTGTTGGACACCTAAAAAAGAAGTAGATACTACTGCGATTGTTCCAACAGATGAACCAAGCATGGATGAATTTGGATTATAA
- a CDS encoding gliding motility lipoprotein GldH, translated as MLLKKIKFIGLLLVSILFFACDEKQFFSEYKELDGTWKKSDTLRFTFEQKDTVNPYHLFLNVRNNNNYPFNNMYLIVTMKEPGIKPTITVDTLEYLMANPDGTLLGEGFSDVKESKLWYLENFRFKRVGKYNVEVVQAVRETGKVSGVSELKGITELGLRIENSK; from the coding sequence ATGCTCCTAAAAAAGATTAAATTTATTGGATTATTGCTGGTATCGATTCTTTTTTTCGCATGCGATGAAAAGCAATTTTTTAGTGAATATAAAGAGTTAGACGGCACTTGGAAAAAATCAGACACGTTACGTTTTACATTTGAACAAAAAGATACGGTAAATCCTTATCATTTGTTTTTGAATGTTAGAAATAACAATAATTATCCCTTTAATAATATGTACTTAATTGTAACTATGAAAGAGCCAGGGATAAAGCCTACTATCACTGTAGATACTTTGGAATATCTAATGGCGAACCCTGATGGTACTCTTTTAGGAGAAGGGTTTTCAGATGTGAAAGAAAGTAAATTGTGGTATTTAGAAAATTTCCGCTTTAAAAGAGTTGGAAAATACAATGTTGAGGTAGTGCAGGCAGTAAGAGAAACTGGAAAAGTATCCGGCGTATCTGAACTAAAAGGGATTACAGAACTAGGATTAAGAATTGAAAATAGTAAATAG
- a CDS encoding regulatory iron-sulfur-containing complex subunit RicT, with the protein MACTSCSTADGGAPKGCNNNGTCGTDSCNKLSVFDWLSNMTLPGGQAPFDAAEIRFKNGRKEFFRNTEKLTLSIGDIVATEASPGHDIGIITLTGELVKIQMKKKNENPDKDLAKIYRKASQRDIDIWTEARNKEEAVRMRAREIAINLKLEMKISDVEFQGDGSKATFYYTANDRVDFRQLIKEFAQDFKIRIEMKQVGFRQEAARLGGIGSCGRELCCSTWLTDFRSVNTSAARYQQLSLNPQKLAGQCGKLKCCLNYELDTYLDALKDMPDMDTKLYTEKGDAYCQKIDIFKEIMWFSYANAPAQWMVLPVEKVKEILAINKKKERVAALEDYVVETVQEVEKKFENVVGQDSLTRFDQPKRKNNNKNKKRKPSNFKNAPKKD; encoded by the coding sequence ATGGCATGTACAAGTTGTTCAACCGCTGACGGCGGTGCACCAAAAGGGTGTAATAATAATGGGACTTGCGGCACCGATAGCTGCAACAAACTTTCGGTATTTGATTGGTTGTCAAACATGACATTGCCAGGAGGTCAGGCTCCTTTTGATGCGGCTGAAATTCGTTTTAAAAACGGAAGAAAAGAATTTTTTAGAAATACAGAAAAACTAACGTTATCTATTGGAGACATTGTCGCTACCGAAGCTTCTCCGGGTCACGATATCGGAATTATTACTTTGACAGGCGAATTGGTTAAAATTCAAATGAAAAAGAAAAATGAAAATCCCGATAAAGATTTAGCTAAAATATATAGAAAAGCTTCGCAAAGAGATATTGATATTTGGACAGAAGCTCGAAATAAAGAAGAAGCGGTGCGTATGCGTGCTCGTGAAATTGCTATCAATTTGAAATTGGAAATGAAAATTTCTGATGTAGAATTTCAAGGCGATGGTTCAAAAGCAACGTTTTATTACACAGCTAATGATAGAGTCGATTTTCGTCAATTAATAAAAGAGTTTGCACAAGATTTCAAAATTAGAATCGAAATGAAACAAGTAGGTTTCCGTCAGGAAGCTGCTCGTTTAGGAGGTATTGGTTCTTGCGGAAGAGAATTGTGTTGCTCTACTTGGTTAACTGATTTTAGAAGTGTGAATACTTCGGCAGCACGTTACCAACAATTGTCGTTGAATCCTCAAAAATTAGCGGGTCAATGTGGAAAATTAAAGTGTTGTTTGAATTACGAATTAGATACCTATCTAGATGCATTGAAAGATATGCCCGACATGGATACTAAATTGTATACCGAAAAGGGAGATGCTTATTGTCAGAAAATCGATATTTTCAAAGAAATCATGTGGTTTTCTTATGCGAATGCTCCAGCACAATGGATGGTTTTACCTGTTGAAAAAGTAAAAGAGATTTTAGCCATCAATAAGAAAAAAGAACGTGTAGCAGCTTTAGAAGATTATGTAGTTGAAACAGTTCAAGAAGTAGAGAAAAAATTCGAAAATGTAGTAGGTCAAGACAGTTTGACTCGTTTTGATCAACCAAAGAGAAAGAACAATAATAAAAACAAAAAACGTAAACCATCAAATTTTAAAAATGCTCCTAAAAAAGATTAA
- a CDS encoding ferredoxin, which translates to MVVVTLQRDKCIGCNYCVEMAPAQFQMSKKDGKSVLIKSVDAKGFHTLKSADHTIVENCELAAKACPVHIITVKET; encoded by the coding sequence ATGGTCGTTGTAACACTACAAAGAGACAAATGTATTGGCTGTAATTATTGTGTTGAAATGGCACCAGCCCAATTTCAAATGTCCAAAAAAGACGGAAAATCAGTCTTAATAAAATCAGTTGATGCCAAAGGTTTTCATACTTTAAAATCGGCTGACCATACCATTGTTGAAAATTGTGAATTAGCAGCAAAGGCTTGTCCGGTTCACATTATTACCGTGAAAGAAACATAA